The DNA segment AAGGCACCTATCCCAATTACGGCCAGCTGATCCCTGACGGCTTCACCCGCACCTTCGGAATGGACCGTCGTGCCTTGATCGCTGCTTTGGAGCGCATTGCTGTGCTGGCTGATCAACACAACAACGTTGTGAAGTTCAGCAGTCGGCCTGAGGACGGTGTTGTTCAGATCAGTGCCGATGCGCAGGATGTGGGCAGTGGTTCCGAATCGCTTCCCGCCACCTTGGAGGGTGACGCCATGCAGATTGCCTTCAACGTTCGCTATTTGCTGGATGGCCTCAAAGCCATGGGCACTGATCGGATTGTTCTGCACTGCAATGCCCCCACCACGCCAGCCGTGCTCCGTTCCGATGACGCGTCCGAAGCCTTCACCTATCTGGTGATGCCCGTTCAGATCCGTTCCTGATGTGTCGCTACCGGATCAGCTGCTTCTGAGTGATCTTCTGAGTCACACGGTCCGTTGTGATCTGGGCCTTGATCACGGGCCAGGGGTCATGGCTTGGATGCATCCGCCGGTGCATCGTCTGCTCGGTTGGGTCAGTCGCCCATCGGCCCTGCGCATGTCACGTGATGTGTGGCGTTTGAACCAGTGTTGTGGTTTGAGCGATCAACAGGTGTTCGTGCGTGGCGAACCGGCGGTCACCGATCAGGTGACCTTGGAGCGCTTGCCGACGCTGATGGATGCAGCCCTGCTCGACCGTGACGGAGAGCGGATTGGCAGCGTTGTGGACCTTGATTTTCGACCTGCTGATGGCGCGATTCTTCACTACTTGATCGCCCGCAGCGATCCGCGTTTACCGGGAAGTTCCCGATGGCGTTTGGCTCCCGATCGCATCCTTGATCAACAACCGGGTCAGATCCAAACCGGCCTGATGGGATTGGATGATCTGCCGATGGCCCGCGCCAGCGTTCGTCAGGATCTGCTCCAACGCACCCAACATTGGCGGGACCAGTTGCGGTCAATGGGTGACCGTGCAACCGATCGTCTGGAGGGTTGGTTGGACGACTCGCCCATCGATGAGCTGCGATCGGAAAGCGTGCGCTCTACAGCCGACTACGACGACGAACCAGAGGACGTGTCCGGACCAGAGGTCTGGGACGACGAAAGCTGGGACGACACCTCCTCCCGACGCCGTCGCGAGGAGGAAGACCCCTGGGTCTGACGGGCGGTCGGCAACACTGGGGGGAGGTGCTCCGCGATTCGTGGTTTCCTCCCCTGCGTACGACATAGCTGCCGCCCTGAAGCAGGAAGGGCTCAAGCCCAGTGACTGGGATGAGATCTGTCGGCGGCTCGGCCGCGAGCCGAATCGAGCCGAACTGGGCATGTTCGGCGTGATGTGGTCCGAACACTGCTGTTACCGCAATTCCCGGCCGTTGCTGAGTGGCTTCCCCACGGAGGGTCCACGCATCCTGGTGGGCCCCGGTGAAAACGCTGGCGTGGTCGATCTCGGAGGGGGCCATCGGTTGGCCTTCAAGATCGAAAGCCACAACCACCCCTCCGCCGTTGAACCCTTTCAGGGGGCGGCCACAGGGGTGGGCGGCATCCTGCGCGACATCTTCACGATGGGAGCCCGTCCGATCGCGCTGCTGAATGCCCTGCGCTTCGGTCCCCTTGAGGATCCCGCCAACGTTGGCCTGATGGAAGGTGTTGTGGCGGGCATTGCCCATTACGGCAACTGCGTTGGGGTGCCGACGGTGGGTGGCGAGGTGGCTTTTGATCCCTCCTATTCCGGCAATCCGCTGGTGAATGCCATGGCCCTCGGGTTGATGGAGACCGAGGAGATCGTCAAATCAGGCGCGATCGGCATCGG comes from the Synechococcus sp. A15-62 genome and includes:
- a CDS encoding RNA methyltransferase, whose protein sequence is MSLPDQLLLSDLLSHTVRCDLGLDHGPGVMAWMHPPVHRLLGWVSRPSALRMSRDVWRLNQCCGLSDQQVFVRGEPAVTDQVTLERLPTLMDAALLDRDGERIGSVVDLDFRPADGAILHYLIARSDPRLPGSSRWRLAPDRILDQQPGQIQTGLMGLDDLPMARASVRQDLLQRTQHWRDQLRSMGDRATDRLEGWLDDSPIDELRSESVRSTADYDDEPEDVSGPEVWDDESWDDTSSRRRREEEDPWV